Below is a window of Methanocaldococcus jannaschii DSM 2661 DNA.
CTATGCCCTGGTGGTGTAGCCCGGCCTATCATACGGGACTGTCACTCCCGTGACTCGGGTTCAAATCCCGGCCAGGGCGCCATTTGCCGGGCTTCTTTTTATTTTAGAACAATTAATCGATAAATTTAAATATTTTTAAAATATCTTAAGTAAGTGAGGTTTATGGAAGAAGAATTTTACAAAATTTTTAAAGGGGCAGGATTGATAAAAACCTTAATAAGAAGCATTTTTTTAACAAATAGGAATAAGTTTTCAAAACCTTCAAAAACTAAGCCTATACAATTAACTGAGTGCATTGGTTGTGGTTTATGTGTAGATGTATGCCCTACAAATGCAATAAAAATATTTAGCTTTAGAGAAACCATATGCTCTGTTTGTGGAACTTGTGTTGATGTATGCCCAAACAACGCAATAATAAAAGATAGATTTACCATAGATGCTGATAAATGCACAAAATGTGGAGTTTGTGTTTTATTTTGTCCAATACCTATAATAAAAAAAGAAATTCCTAAGCCAAAAACACCCGTTATTTTAAAAGATAGATGTAACAGTTGTGGGTTGTGTGAATGTGAAGCTATCGATATAATAAATAAAGAAATTAACCCGGAGAAATGCAAGCTCTGCCTAAGTTGTATTGAAAAATGTCCATTACAAGCTATTTTGACACCCGATGAATACATAAACTCCTTAATTGTTAAAGTAGATATAGACAGCTGTATATTTTGTAGGGAATGTGAAGAAATCTGTCCCATAAGGGGAAATTATGAGCATAGAGAAAGCTAAAGAAGATTTTAAATATTTGATAAATAGGGGCTATAAAAAGGATGTTGCTTTAAATTTTGTAGCAAATCATTATAAGTTAAGTAAAGAGGATAGGCTTAAAATTATTAGAACTACTCACAGCGATAAAGAAATTAAATTAACTAAAAGAAAGCTTAAAAAATTAAAAGATTTTAAAGGAAAAACCATATACATAGATGGTTTTAATGTTCTTATTAGTTTAGAAGCTTTAATTAAAGGAAATAAAATTGTTTTATGTGATGACAATATTTACAGAGATTTTGAAAACGTTTATGGTAAATACAAGATAAATGAATACAGTGACAAAGCCATATCTCTTTTATTGGAGATTCTTAAGCATTACAATATTAAAGCTGTTATTTATTTAGATGCACAAGTATCAAAAAGTGGAATATTGGCTAAAAAGATTAGAGAAAAAATGAAAGCTTTTAGTATTGAAGGAGAGGTTTTTTGTGTTAAAAATTGTGACTACGAGCTTAAAAATAAAGAAGTTGTTGCAACATCAGACAGTGTAATAATTAAAAGTGAAAATGTAAAGTATGTGGTTGATTTAATAGCTGAAGCAATTGAATATTTAAAAAAGAAATAATATTTCTCTCATTAAAAAATTGTTATATAAGAGATAATGACATAGATAGTGTTATAAAATATTCTCCATTATAAAATATCTTCGAGGCGATAGAATGAAAATTGGGATAATGAGCGATACCCATGACCACTTACCCAATATTAGAAAAGCTATAGAGATTTTTAATGATGAAAATGTTGAGACTGTTATTCATTGTGGGGATTTTGTTAGTTTGTTTGTTATAAAAGAGTTTGAAAACTTAAACGCCAATATCATAGCCACTTATGGAAATAACGATGGGGAGAGATGCAAATTAAAGGAATGGTTGAAGGATATAAATGAAGAGAACATAATTGATGATTTTATATCAGTTGAAATTGATGACCTAAAATTCTTTATAACACATGGGCATCATCAATCTGTTTTAGAGATGGCTATTAAATCTGGTTTGTATGATGTTGTTATTTATGGACATACACATGAGAGGGTTTTTGAGGAGGTTGATGATGTTTTAGTCATAAACCCAGGAGAATGTTGCGGTTACTTAACTGGCATTCCTACCATTGGGATATTAGACACTGAAAAGAAGGAGTATAGGGAGATAGTGTTAGAGTAAAAGATTTAAACCACTTTTTTACTTTTTTATTATTACATTAATCCAAAAGCAAAAGGTGAGATTATGAAAATTTTATTGATTGGAGGAGGAGCAAGGGAGAGTGCAATAGCTCACGCTCTAAAAAAGAATGAAGAAGTAAAGCTCTACACATTAATGAAAAACAAAAACCCAGGAATTGCAAGATTATCAGAAGAGATAAAGTTAGCTAAAGAGACTGATTTAGATGCGGTTAAAGAGTTTGCTGAAAAAGTTAAACCAGATTTGGCTGTTATAGGTCCAGAAGCTCCTTTAGGGGAAGGTGTTGTTGATTTGTTAGAGGAAATGGGAATTTCAGCAGTTGGTCCTAAAAAGTTAGCAGCACAAATAGAAACAAACAAAGAATTCATGAGAAATTTATTCAAAAAATACAATATAAAAGGTTCTTTAATGTATAAAGCTTTTGAAGAGTATGGGGAAGAGTTAGAAAGCTTTATTGATGAATTAACTGAGAAAGGTATTAAAGCAGTCGTTAAACCCGTTGGATTGACAGGAGGTAAAGGAGTTAAGGTAGTTGGAGAACAGCTAAAAGATAATGAAGAGGCAAAGAAATATGCTAAAGAGATTTTTGAAACTGGTTTAGGGGGAGGAAAGGTCTTAATTGAAGAAAAATTGGAAGGAGTTGAATTCACCTTACACGGATTTGTTGATGGAGATACTATTAAATTTACACCATTTGTCCAAGACCACCCACATGCATTAGAGGGGGATGAAGGAAGTATAACAGGAGGTATGGGTTCTTACTCATGCCCAGACCATAAACTACCATTTATGACAGAAGAGGATGTTAAGTTAGCAAAAGAGATTATGGAAGAGACTGTTAAAGCATTAAAGGAGGAGGTTGGAGGTTACAAAGGAATTTTATATGGACAGTTTATGCTAACAAAAGAGGGGCCGAAAATTATTGAATACAATGCAAGATTTGGAGACCCTGAAGCAATGAACTTATTAGCTATATTAAAGAATGATTTCTTAGAGGTTTGTGAGGCAATAGTAAATAAAAAACTTAAAGATATTGACGTTGAGTTTGAAAACAAAGCTACTGTTTGTAAGTATGTTGTTCCAAAGGGATATCCTGATAACCCAGTTAGGGGAGAGCCAATAACTGTTGATGAAGAAGCAATTAAGAAAACTGGAGCTATATTGCATTATGCTTCAGTTAATGAGGATAATGGGTCTTTATATATGACTGGTTCAAGGGCTGTTGCTGTGGTTGGAGTTGCTGATACAATTGAAGAAGCTGAGAGAATTGCTGAGGAGGCAACTAAATATATTAAAGGAGAAGTATATCACAGAAGTGATATTGGTAAAAAAGAGTTAATTAAAAAGAGAATAGAGAAGATGAACGAATTAAGAAGATAAAATTTAATTAAATTTTAAAACCTTTTTTATGCTCTAATAATCTCTTTATACATTAGGTAGCATATCAAAATCCCAGAAATTACTGCAGAGCTTAGAATCATCCACATAATGATAATTTGAATCTCTGCAGCATATATGGGATTTGCTCCACTCAACAACATCCCTACCATAGCCCCTGGGATAAATATAACCCCAACTGACTTTGTTCTATTCATTTGAGGTATTACTGCTGACTTTACAGCATTTTTTATAAATGGTCTTAATGCTTCTATTTCAGTAGCTCCTAAAGCTAAATATCCCCACAAAATATCCCTCTCTGATTTAACCATGTCTATTATTTTATCTAATGCTAAATGGATGGTGTTCATTGTATTTCCAATGACCATTCCCATTAGTGGAATTACATATATCGGCTCAAATTTGACAACCTTTGGAATTGTTAATACTGCCAATGAAACTATTGTAGTTGTTAAAAACGTAATAAATAGACAAATAAAGAGTTTTGTTTTATTTTTTAAGTTAATTTCTCTCATTATAAGATAGGATGCTAAGGTAATCATCACACCAATCATTAAAAATGCCCCAACCATTCCAAATGAAAATATATAGAGCAAAACAAATCCTAAAATAAACAGCTGGATTAAAGCTAAAATTGACACATAAAGGATTTTTTTCTCAATGCCCAACTTTTCCCTATATGCAATAAGAACTGCAATAATAACAAAAATAAAGGCATAAGTAAGCTCTATCAATAACATCACCATAACTTTTATAATCAATTTTATTGAATTCTGTCAAATATAAAATAATATCATAAAAATTATATTTAAAGTGATGCCCATGGATTGGGAGATAACCTTTAAGGGAATAACCTATGAATGCATAAATTGTGCTTACTGTTGCTCATGTAAAGGTTGGAGGATATATTTAAACTATTTTGATAGATTAAAACTTAAAGATTACGAATATGCCATAGAACCTTGTGAAGGAGAATTTAAATATAGGCTAAAAGTTAATGAAAAGGGTTGTGTTTTATTAAATAACAACCTATGTAGAATTCATTTAGAGAAGGGCTATGAGTTTAAACCATTGATGTGCATGATTTTTCCTTTCAGTTGCATGATTAAATGGGATGGAACTCCTCTCCTAATTATAAAACATTATTGTAGTGGCATTAAAAAAGGAAAAATCAGTAAAAAAGTTGTTAATGAGGCTATAGAATTAATAAAAGAGCTTTATTTTGATATGTTTGAAGAGATTATAGAGAACGGAATGGAACATAGTAGTAAGACAGAAATATTTGAAAATTTTAGAGTTGATTGGGAAGAGAGGGAAGATTTTGGAAGATATATTTTTAGCAGTAAGACATTTGATGAGATGTTTGAAAGATGTAGAGAAATTTTTGGAAATAAAATAAATAAATTAAATCTCGAAGAGATTGATGAAATAAAGAATAATCTACAAAGATACAATACTAAAGAAAATGAAGAGGAAATTTTGAGATACCTATTAGAATTAAATAGAAGAGAACATTTTAGAAAACTTCCTTTCTATAGAGAGGTTAATAAGCTCATAAATATAGGAAATTATTTGACCAAATACAAGAATGTATTTAAGGGAGAGGGGGAAGTTGATAAAAAATTATTTTTAAATTTGAAATAGCTATAATACTCGCTTTAGTAAGATAGATTTCTTCCACAATTAAAAATCAAGTTACTCCCCAAACTATAAGCATTATTATTCTATATTATTCTTATAAAATCATAATAAAAATCATAATAAAAGATGAAAACTCTATATCCACAATTTTGGTAGAGGACTTTCATATTCATATACTTAATATAAGATATTTAGATGCCTTTAAATATTCAATTCTTTATAAAGATTATATTCTGTGGAACGTCCTATAGTATTTCTGATGATGATACATAATTTTAATATAGGGATTATTAACGATAATAATAAGTTGAGTGTCCGAAATCTTGTGATATAAAAATATTACAAATAACTCCAATCTTCTATTTGGTGGATAAATATGGAAATAAAAAATAAAAAATTAAAAGAAACTTCTGATGTTTTATTATCATTAACTTATTTAATAAAATCATATGAATATAGAGACAGGGGAAATCTTTTAGAATCATTATATTATCTTGATAAAGCATTGGAGTTGAATCCTGATTTTAAATTTGCAAAATTTTTAAAAGCGATATCTTTGGCAATTTTGGGTGATATTAATAAATCTATAGAATGTCTTGAAGATATTACAAGTAATTCAAATGACCCGGTAGCTTATGCTCTTCTTGGCCAACTTTACGAGCTATTGGGAAATTTTGATAACGCTTTGGAATGTTATGAGAAGTCATTAGGTATTGAAGAGAAATTTGCTACAGCATTTTTCCTTAAGGTATTATGTTTAGGACTTTCAGGTAAATATGACGAATTATTAAAGTGTTGTGATAGATTAATATCGTTCGCTCCAAATTTCATTCCTGCCTATATAATTAAAGCAAATATGTTACGTAAATTAGGGAGATATGAAGAAGCTTTAGCATGTGTAAATAAAGTATTAGAATTAAAGGAAAATGATACAAATGCAATATATTTAAAGGCGTTAATACTAAATAGAATAGGAAATTGTGATGAAGCATTAAAATACTATGAAAAACTTATTGATGAACTAAATGTAACGTGGATAGAAGTTATTAGGGAAGCTATTTACTTATCCTTTCTATTTAATAAACTGGATAAAGCTGAGAAATATATTGAGATGGGACTAAAGTTAAGGCCCGACGATGCAAGTTTATGGTATTTTAAAGGTAAATTATACGAAAAGCAAAATAAATTTGAAGAAGCTTTAAAATATTATAATAAGGCTATTCAGCTGATGCCTCATCACACAAAAGCTTTACTTGCTAAGGCAAGGGTGTTAGAAAAACTTGGAAGAATAGAGGAATCTATAGAGTGCTACAATAAAGCACTTGATAGATAAAATTATTATCCTTTATTTTTATGGTGATATGCGTATGAATAGAAAGAGAACTCCAAGAGTGGATACCTTAGAAGCCGTGGCTAATGTTTTAAGAGCTTATAGAGAATTATTTGAGGGAAATTTAATAAAAGCACTTTATTATGTTGATAAAGCGTTGGAATTGGAGCCTGATTTCTATTTGGCTTTGTTTTTGAAGGGATTAGCATTATCCGCTAAAGGAGAAATAAAAGAAGCAATTACAACATTTGAAGAATTGCTAAGCTATGAATCAAAAAATCCAATTACATGGGTGTTTGTTGGGCAACTGTATGGAATGTCAGGAAATTGTGATGAAGCATTAAAGTGTTACAACAAAGCGTTGGGCATTGAAAATAGATTTTTATCAGCATTTTTACTCAAAACGATTTGTTTAGAATTCTTAGGAGAGTATGATGAACTATTAAAATGCTATAATGAGGTATTAACATATACTCCAAACTTTGTCCCAATGTGGGTTAAAAAGGCTGAAATCCTAAGAAAATTGGGGAGATATGAAGATGCATTACTATGTTTAAATAGAGCCTTAGAGTTAAAGCCACATGATAAAAATGCCTTATATTTAAAAGGTGTTTTGTTAAAGAGAATGGGTAAATTTAGGGAGGCACTTGAATGTTTCAAAAAATTGATAGATGAACTAAATGTAAAATGGATAGATGCCATAAGACATGCTGTTTCTTTGATGTTAGCTCTTGACGATTTAAAAGATGCTGAAAGATACATAAATATAGGATTGGAGATAAGAAAAGATGACGTGGCTTTATGGTATTTTAAAGGGGAATTATATGAGAGATTGGGAAAGCTGGATGAAGCATTAAAATGCTATGAAAAAGTTATTGAACTACAACCACATTATATAAAGGCACTTTTGAGTAAAGCAAGAATCTATGAGAGGCAGGGAAATATCGAAGCAGCAATTGAATATTATAACAAGGCTGTAGAAAATATTCACAAAGACCATGGAGAATAATATTTCCTCTTTTTTATTATTTTTTCTATAATTTAAAGTAAAGGGATTTTTATGGAATTTAAAGGGTATATTAAAGAGAAGTTTCCATATCCTAAAGTTAGGGAGCCACAGAAAAGGATGATGCTAAAAATTTACGAGTGTATAAAAAATAAGAGAAATTTGATAGTTGAAGCACCAACTGGTGTTGGAAAAACTTTAGGCTATCTAATTCCTGCTTTATACTTTGCAGAGAGAAGAAAGAGAGTTTTAATATTAACAGAAACGATAGACCAGCAGGTTAGGATTTATGAGGATTTAAGTTCTCTAAGGCATAATTTAAAGGTTGCATTCTTAATGGGAAAAAGTAACTTTATTTGCAAATCAAAAGGAGGAAAGGCTAATAGACTATATTGCCAATTGAATAAAAAATGCTTATATAGACCAAATAAAAGACCAATTTGCTATTGTGGAACAAAAAAACAACCAGTGAATTTAGGGGATAAAGTTATTTACTACTGCCCATACTGCACCTGTGAATATCAAAAGGCAAAAATAGAGAGTATCTTAGCTGATATTGTGGTTATGAATAACAGTATGTTTTACTATGCTAAGGAAGATATTGAGGCAAAAAGAGATATTGATATAATTATTTGTGATGAAGCCCATAAATTGGAAAGCAGTATAAGAAATACATCAACAATAATTATAAATCCAGAATTACCAATTAATAGATTAAAATATATGGCTATACATTATGCTCCCAATATTTTAAAAAAGAGATTGGATATTGGAGACGAAAATTTTTGGGAAATTATTGAAAAATATTTAACAAGTAGAGGCATCAATATAGATATCTGCAAAGAGACAATTATTTTTGATGGAGAAAATTTAAGCTCTTGGAAATATAAGACAGAACTTGCTGTATTAGGGGCTATTTTAGATGCATATTATCAAATAAACAACATAAAGAATAAAATATTGAGATTTAATGAAAATGAGGAAATTGATAGAGAGGAACTTAGATTTGAAATTGACAATAAAGCTTTAATAGCTATAGAGCTTGATTTTATCCATAAAAAGAAATTATCTGACCTATATCTTTTGGAATTTATAGAAAATATTAAAAATTTAAGATATATTAATGAAAATTATGTAGTTTATAGAAGTGGAAATTCTTTATTATGTGAGCCAGTTTTTGTAAGCTCTCATCTAAAAGAACTTTATGGAAATGCTGTAGTTATCCACTGCTCAGCAACAATTGGAAATTTAAAGATGCATGCTTTAAAGACAGGTTTAGATAAAGCAGAATTTTTAATTTTAGAGAGTCCATTTCCAAAGAATAGGAAGAAAATTATAGCTTTAAAAGATGGCGTTGATATGAAATACGAAAGGAAAGATAGAGAGAAAGCAAATAAAAATTTATTAAAAATATTGGAAGCAATAAATGGAAACTCTTTAGTTTTATTTAAGAGCTTTGAGGATTTAGATAGTTTTTATAAATATCTAAAAAGGGAGATTACAAAAACAAATATTAAAAATAAAAATATCCATGTGTATGAGCAAGGTATGGATGGAAAAGAAGCTAAAGAGCTAAAAGAGAGATTTGAAAAGATTGGAGGAATTTTGTTAGCAACTGGGAGGTTTGCTGAAGGAGTAGATATTCCTGGTGAGGCATTGGTTGGAGTTGTTATTGACTCCCTTCCATTCCCAGTTCCCACTCCTTTAATATTGAGAGAGCAGAAGATATTGGAAGAGAGATTTAAAATTAGAGGAGTTAGGGATGCTCATTGGAGAGCTTTTTTAATGACATCATTTGATAGAATGGCAAGGACATTGGTTCAGATGATTGGAAGATTAATAAGAACTGAGAATGATTATGGAGTTGTAGTTATACAGGATAAGAGGTTCGCAGATTGGGTAGGAAGAGTTATGAGAGAAAAAGGTTATCTAAAAGATAACTATGAGGTTATGAGTTTGGATATGGCTATAAAATATATTCCAAAGTTTATGAGTCAGTTTAAAAATTAAATTTTTATTTTTAGTTTTATTAATTGATAAAACTAAATTAACAAATATTATTATCTAAAATAAAAAAATGGTAGGGCGGCGGGGATTCAAACGAACCTTTTAGTAAAAGGTTCATCAAAACAGGATACATTGCCTCGCTTTGCTCGGCAATGTCTCTTAGATTACAGTGGGGCTGAACGTAGTGAAGCCCCGCTCTGGGTATCCCAATAGGGCGATAGCCCTATGGAAATAAAAAATATGGTAGGGCGGCGGGGATTCGAACCCCGGACCACTCGGTTATCAGCCGAGCACTCTAACCAGGCTGAGCCACCGCCCTACAACCACCAGAAGCAAAAATTAAATAATAATAAGTAGTATATATACTTTTCGGTTATTGGTAAATTTGGAGATATAAAAATGTAAAAGATTTAAAATTTTGTTATTCAGTTGGAAATGGTGGCAATGGAGGTAGTGGGAATGGTGGTGTAGGTAATGGTGGCAATAAATCCGCCTCTCCACTAAATGGGACTTCCCCACTGCCTTCAATATATGCACTTCCAGATATTTCAGCAAAAACTTCTTCTCCACTTAATTTTCTAAGGATTTCATATCCCATCTTATTAATCGGTATATTTACTTTAACAGTTACTGGATTTTCTCCTGGTGTTATTACTATATTTGATACCTCTCCTCGTCCTAAACTATGACCTTCATCATCAAACATATTTAAGATTATTTTATCGATTGTTATACTCTCTGAATTTGGATTATCTATTATTAAATCTACATCCATAGAAACATATTTTAAATTTATTTTTTCTCCATTTTCCATTTCTATATTTACACCAATGTCTGGAGAGATTCCATTTATTGATGCTAAAAAACCTGGATTCATAGCTAATTTTGTAATTATAATACTATTACTGGGTTTTATATCATCCACATATACTTCTATTTCTGAAAACTGAGTTTGTGTTTGTTGTAAGTCATTGCTTTCATAATTATTATCATACTCATCATAATTTTCGGATTCTCCACTGTTGTATGCAGTCCCTTCCTCAACATATACAGTTTTAGATGCTAAAATTTTTCCATTATCTTCTGCTGTTATTGTGTGATAACCTGGCTCATAGAATACACACTCTACAATCCCGTATACATCATCTAATGTTCCAATGTAGTTGCCATCAACATATATGTCAATTCCTGCTAACCCTCCAACTATTGGGTCAATGACTTTAATATAATACAACATTTGTTCTTCTATTTTATCAGGAATAGTGCCATCTGGATAAGTTATTTCGATATAATAATTATATGCTGGTTCATTATTATAATTTACTTCTGACTCTCCAACATTAGTCATGGCATTTTCATTCTCTTCATTAAAATTACCATTGGTCTGTTCATAATTTTGATTACTTTGTAAAGGATGATTTTCTTGATTTTTAATTTCTTTATTTTCATAACTTTGAATATTCTGTGTTGATTGACTTTCTTTTTTATTTTCTACATTATTAACATTTTGATTTTCTTGATTTATAGGTTTTTCAGTATTTTCTCCATTATTCGTATTTGAATTAATATTTATATCTATCTTTTCTGGAGTATTCACACACCCACAAGCTAAAACCAAAATAGAGAGTATGCTAAAACAAACTAAAGCTTTTCTTATCGTGTCCATTGTTATCACCTAATTAAATTCCACTTTTAACATTTTTGTTAAATTTAGCATATTTACTAACATAGATATAACTATACACAAATATAAACTTTTCTCTTTTTTGTGAAATTTAGCAAAAATGTTAATTATCGTATAAATATGAAAATTCTCAAAAAAGCAAAAATAAAAAATCATAAAAGGGCTAAATCATGCTTATTGGGATACTAAGCAAAAAATATGTTAAAGAAATTTTGGAACTACTTAATGAAAAAGGAGAACTCCATTTTAGTCAAATTCATAAAGAAATTCCTACTCATATGAGCAGTTTAAACAGAACATTAAATGAATTGGTAAAATTGGGATTAATATCAAAAAGGAAAGAAGACAACAAACAGGCATTACCAAAAACATACTATAAATTAACACCATTAGGAAAAAAGGCACTATTATTATATGAAGTAGAAAAAATTATTGAAAATTCAAAAAATAATCAAAATATCATCATTCAAATTATTAATGGAAAAAATCATAATATCATCAACGCAAAAATTGTTAATATTCATAATAAATGATTGAAAATCTTAATATAATTTTTATTCTATTGGCTCAACTCTAACGTTGTCATAGTATGCTCTACCCCCTCCAATTCCTATTCCACCTTTAAGTATTGGTGTATTATTGTCAGTGTATTCAATATATTTCTGCCCTCCTGCAAGGAAGATTATCTTATTATCTTTTGCTACAACTTCATACCTATAAAAATCTGTGCCAGCAGGAGCGGCATCGTAAGATTCAGCCAATTTTTCAACCTTAGTTCCATTAAATTTGTAGAGAACATACCCCCTATCAAATCCTTCTATATCAATATAATATCCAGCATTTGCATTATTTATCAATCTGAAGTATATCTTTGGGCTATCTGATTCTTCTAATCGCTTTATATCAACAATAAACTTAAAGTCAGTATAGTTTTTATCAATATATATTATTCCATTGTTTATTGGTACTGCAACTTTGTTTAGTGTTTTTTTATCTTCGCTTAATATGGCCTCAATCTTAAATCCCCCTTCTTTAACTTTCCATTCTCCAAACGGTGCTTTATCCCCCACATTATACGAAGAAAAATTATCATAAAAGGATTTTGGGACAATTTCAAAACAACCACACACTCCCAAATATACAATTGGGATAATCAAAATTACAGTAAGTTCTTTAAGATTCATAATTTCACCTAATCTTGGTACATTGATATATTGCCTCAATAACATTCTTTAATGTTGCATCAGTTTTTATTCCTTTCGGATTATAGTGAGTTACAACTGCATTAAATCCCATCTCTTTTAGCTTGTTTATAATATCTTGCATTGGTGGAACTGAAATCTTTAACATTTTCCCAATTTGGTGAGTGTCATAACATCCAACTTGATTTATAGCAGATTCTCCTTTAATGGCATTTAAAATCTTTAAAACTCTTTCACTAAACTCCCTCTTTTCAGCTATTTTTAAAGCCTCTTCAACAAGAGCTTTATCATACAAATTGCCTATATATAAAGGCCCAGCAAATCCTTTCTCATAACCTTCTTCAAATTTTTTAATTATTTTAATTCCATTTACATCCTTAACATAGCCAAGCATTTCAAAAACCTTATCAGCCCTCTTAGCTCCCCTATCCGTAACTAAATAAACTCTAACATAATGGTCTGTGGCATGGCAAAATACTGGCTTTAAAGCAAGCTCATATTTTGTAGCCATTCTCATAACATATCCAACTAAAACCCTCAATGCAAATTCATGACAATCCCTACCAAATAATGGATAAGCCAAGTATTTCCTTAAGCATGATTTTTTAGACCTACCACATAATGCCGCTGTATCTGTTGCTGTTAAACAGAGCAAACCATTTCTTGTTACTAAAGCCCTAATTGCTTGCTCTACATAAGGAGCTGGAGAGCCAAACGGGTCTATATCAACAACATTAAAAAATCTAAAATGCTTAGATAAAAATGTGTTGGCATCTTCATTAAAAACATCTATATTCTCAATCTCATTTAATTTGGCATTGTTTATTATCTTCTCATAAGCTTTTGGATTTATATCATTTAAAAAAACCTTTAACTCTCCATTAAACTCAAGCTCTTTAGCGTATCTAA
It encodes the following:
- a CDS encoding tetratricopeptide repeat protein, which produces MEIKNKKLKETSDVLLSLTYLIKSYEYRDRGNLLESLYYLDKALELNPDFKFAKFLKAISLAILGDINKSIECLEDITSNSNDPVAYALLGQLYELLGNFDNALECYEKSLGIEEKFATAFFLKVLCLGLSGKYDELLKCCDRLISFAPNFIPAYIIKANMLRKLGRYEEALACVNKVLELKENDTNAIYLKALILNRIGNCDEALKYYEKLIDELNVTWIEVIREAIYLSFLFNKLDKAEKYIEMGLKLRPDDASLWYFKGKLYEKQNKFEEALKYYNKAIQLMPHHTKALLAKARVLEKLGRIEESIECYNKALDR
- a CDS encoding 4Fe-4S binding protein gives rise to the protein MEEEFYKIFKGAGLIKTLIRSIFLTNRNKFSKPSKTKPIQLTECIGCGLCVDVCPTNAIKIFSFRETICSVCGTCVDVCPNNAIIKDRFTIDADKCTKCGVCVLFCPIPIIKKEIPKPKTPVILKDRCNSCGLCECEAIDIINKEINPEKCKLCLSCIEKCPLQAILTPDEYINSLIVKVDIDSCIFCRECEEICPIRGNYEHRES
- a CDS encoding YkgJ family cysteine cluster protein, which produces MDWEITFKGITYECINCAYCCSCKGWRIYLNYFDRLKLKDYEYAIEPCEGEFKYRLKVNEKGCVLLNNNLCRIHLEKGYEFKPLMCMIFPFSCMIKWDGTPLLIIKHYCSGIKKGKISKKVVNEAIELIKELYFDMFEEIIENGMEHSSKTEIFENFRVDWEEREDFGRYIFSSKTFDEMFERCREIFGNKINKLNLEEIDEIKNNLQRYNTKENEEEILRYLLELNRREHFRKLPFYREVNKLINIGNYLTKYKNVFKGEGEVDKKLFLNLK
- a CDS encoding MJ0936 family phosphodiesterase; protein product: MKIGIMSDTHDHLPNIRKAIEIFNDENVETVIHCGDFVSLFVIKEFENLNANIIATYGNNDGERCKLKEWLKDINEENIIDDFISVEIDDLKFFITHGHHQSVLEMAIKSGLYDVVIYGHTHERVFEEVDDVLVINPGECCGYLTGIPTIGILDTEKKEYREIVLE
- a CDS encoding ABC transporter permease; amino-acid sequence: MLLIELTYAFIFVIIAVLIAYREKLGIEKKILYVSILALIQLFILGFVLLYIFSFGMVGAFLMIGVMITLASYLIMREINLKNKTKLFICLFITFLTTTIVSLAVLTIPKVVKFEPIYVIPLMGMVIGNTMNTIHLALDKIIDMVKSERDILWGYLALGATEIEALRPFIKNAVKSAVIPQMNRTKSVGVIFIPGAMVGMLLSGANPIYAAEIQIIIMWMILSSAVISGILICYLMYKEIIRA
- a CDS encoding DUF434 domain-containing protein — protein: MSIEKAKEDFKYLINRGYKKDVALNFVANHYKLSKEDRLKIIRTTHSDKEIKLTKRKLKKLKDFKGKTIYIDGFNVLISLEALIKGNKIVLCDDNIYRDFENVYGKYKINEYSDKAISLLLEILKHYNIKAVIYLDAQVSKSGILAKKIREKMKAFSIEGEVFCVKNCDYELKNKEVVATSDSVIIKSENVKYVVDLIAEAIEYLKKK
- a CDS encoding tetratricopeptide repeat protein, coding for MNRKRTPRVDTLEAVANVLRAYRELFEGNLIKALYYVDKALELEPDFYLALFLKGLALSAKGEIKEAITTFEELLSYESKNPITWVFVGQLYGMSGNCDEALKCYNKALGIENRFLSAFLLKTICLEFLGEYDELLKCYNEVLTYTPNFVPMWVKKAEILRKLGRYEDALLCLNRALELKPHDKNALYLKGVLLKRMGKFREALECFKKLIDELNVKWIDAIRHAVSLMLALDDLKDAERYINIGLEIRKDDVALWYFKGELYERLGKLDEALKCYEKVIELQPHYIKALLSKARIYERQGNIEAAIEYYNKAVENIHKDHGE
- the purD gene encoding phosphoribosylamine--glycine ligase, whose translation is MKILLIGGGARESAIAHALKKNEEVKLYTLMKNKNPGIARLSEEIKLAKETDLDAVKEFAEKVKPDLAVIGPEAPLGEGVVDLLEEMGISAVGPKKLAAQIETNKEFMRNLFKKYNIKGSLMYKAFEEYGEELESFIDELTEKGIKAVVKPVGLTGGKGVKVVGEQLKDNEEAKKYAKEIFETGLGGGKVLIEEKLEGVEFTLHGFVDGDTIKFTPFVQDHPHALEGDEGSITGGMGSYSCPDHKLPFMTEEDVKLAKEIMEETVKALKEEVGGYKGILYGQFMLTKEGPKIIEYNARFGDPEAMNLLAILKNDFLEVCEAIVNKKLKDIDVEFENKATVCKYVVPKGYPDNPVRGEPITVDEEAIKKTGAILHYASVNEDNGSLYMTGSRAVAVVGVADTIEEAERIAEEATKYIKGEVYHRSDIGKKELIKKRIEKMNELRR